TGGTGCTACTCGCCACCGGCCGCCTGATTGGCGAAGGCTTCGACCACCCGCCGCTCGACACCCTGGCGCTGGCCATGCCGATCTCCTGGAAGGGAACCTTGCAGCAATACGCAGGACGTCTGCACCGGGAACATGCCGACAAGCAGGATGTGCGTATCTACGACTATGCCGAGACCGATCATCCCCAGCTCAACCGCATGTGGGACAAACGGCAGCGCGGCTATAGAGCCATGGGGTACGAGATCAAACCGATGGAGACCGTAGTTTTAGGAAACGGCACGAACCTAAAATAAGACGAGCCGCTATTTTAGGTTCGCGGCTCCATCTCCAGCAGAAACCGCCAGACTGGTACCACCTGAATAGTGCCGAAGCCCACGGGGATGGTCTCATCGGTGCGCCAGGTGACGATGGTCCCCCCCCGCCACCGCCAGCTCGACCATGGCTTCGGAGAGGGAGCGGACCTCGCTCTGCTTGACGCGGGGATCGGCCAGCGAGGCGCAGACCTGAACCAGCATTATGGTTCGTTCTTGTCCCGACACTGATGGCAGCAGCGCGACAAGGTCCACCTCCCGGCCCGTCTTGGTCCTGTGGTAGAAGATCTCCGGCGTTACCCGGCGCAGCGCGATGAACACCAGATTCTCCAGCAGGCTGTCGCGGTTGGTGAGGATGCCGGAGCTGACCGAGGTCACCAGCGCGTGGTCGATGCAGTAGACCTTGCGGGGATTGACGCTGATTCGGGTCGGCGAGCTGGCAAAGATGTTCACGCTGAACAGCAGCCCGGCATCCTCGAACACGACGAGCCAATCGACCACCGAGCTTTTCCGCACCCGGTGGCCGAGGGATTTCAGATAATCGGTCAGATGACTGACGGCATAGAAGGAGCCGGTGTTGTCCACCAGCCAGTGGGCCAGATCGATCACCGCCCGAGGGTTGGAGCTGTTGTGGTACCCGATGATGCTGGCGAGGATGGCGTTCCAGTTCGCCTGATGGGCTTCAACACGTCGCCTCTCGTCGAGGCCGTTTACGCTGGGGAAGCCGCCGACCTGCCAGTAGTCCTCGAACGCCTTCTGGGTGGTCAGCCGCTGTTTGGTGGATAAGGGGCCGTCGCTATCGATATCCTTGCCGACGAGGAACTCCCGGAACGAAAGCGGGAAAATCTCCCAGGAGACGATCCGGCCGTTCAATGGGTAGCAGGTGGCGTCCTCCGGTGAGGGGAGCAAAGAACCGGCCACGATGACCTCGCACTTTTCGGTGCGCATCAGGCGGTCGATGAAGAGCTGCCAGTGCGGGAGCGCCTGCACCTCATCTAAGAAGCAGTGAAGCGTCTCGCTGCCGCGCTTCTGAGGGTGGAACTCGAAGTATGCATCCAGGATGAGATCTGGGTTTTCGTACCGCAGCCAGTAAAGCCGGTCGTCGGCAAGATCGAGATAGAGGATGTTCTCGCGGGGAACCCTGCTCTTGATCAACTGCCGGATGCGCTGGCGCAGCAAGGTAGTCTTGCCGCTCCCTCTGACGCCGGTGACTACTGAGACCTTGCCCGGCAGGCTGCCAATGGCAACACGCCGGGGCAGCAGTCCGCCCGGCAGCTCAAGGATCTGGAATTCGATGATGATTCGTTGCAGGCATTCGATCATGACATGGCCCGGTGCTCCCTGTTCGTTTTGGCAACCGGTGTCATTCATGCTTGGCGTGCCGGAAAAAGCAAATGGTTTGTTGAAACGGCGGGTGATTCCGTTCTATTCCGTTTTCGGGAACCGAACCGGTGTCCGATATCATTGACGGAAGCAATCCCGCTTTGCGGAAAAAGGGCGCGGATGTTACATAGGAGGAAGCGTGGTTTACGCCGCTTCCCGCTCGTACCAGGCGACGATGCCACCGAGCCGCTCTTGCCGTTTGACCGGGCCTGCGGATGTGCGCCGGAAATCGGCGGAGATGACGTTGTTGCCGGTGCCCTGGTGGGGGCGCTGGGTGTGGTAGTAATCGATCCAGACGCGGTTGATGTGGGCCAGCTGGCCAAGACCGAAGCAGACGAAGTGGTTCAGGCACTGGTGTTTGCAGGTGCCGGTGAAGGATTCGCAGAATGCGTTGGCCTGCGGCGCTTTCGGCGGAATACGGATGCAGCGCACCCCGGCCCCTTTCCAGAAGGCGTCGAACTGGCGGGTGAACTTGGTATCGCGGTCGTGAATCAGGTATCTGGCCTCGATGCCGTGGTCGTCGAGCCACATGGTCACATTTCGCGCCTGCTGCATCACCCAGGCCCCATCGGGATGAAAGGTCGGCTGGCTCAGGTAGACCCTGCGGCTGCCGAGATGGATGAAGACCAGCACATAGGCGTCGAACCTGCCGCGCAGGGTGTAGACCGGCTTGGTGAAGAAGTCGCAGGCCACCAGCGATTCCATGTGGGCGCTGACAAACTTCGACCAGGGAATATTGGGCCTGCTCTTGCTCTTCTCGGGCGGCGGCGGACAATCAGAGCGCTTCAGAATGTCGCGGATGGTAGTGAGCCCCACGGAAATCCCGAGCTTTTTCAGCTCGCCGAAGATGCGCTTATAGCCCCAGGAGAGATTCTCGGTCGCCATGCGCAGGATCAGCGTCACGATATCCTCGGCGGTGCCGGGTCGACCGGCCGGTTTCGGACGGCGGGTCTTGGCCTTCGGATTAAACCAGCGCCGGTAGGTCTGCGGCTTGACCACCAGCATGACGTCTGCAACGTCGTGGTTGATCTCGTTTCCCAGCCGCAGCAGTTCGGCCCGCTCCTCAGGGGTGGGAACTATGCGCTGGTCGTCTATCCGGTCGCGCAGCATTTTGATCTGAAACATCAGCAGCTGCATGCGGACGTCGTATTTCGGCAGAAACCGATGCGCCAGAAAGGTGAAAAGAACGAACAAAAGATTGAATTTCATGCCCACCAGCCCACGATACTGCTCAGGATGCATATCCTGTTGATTTAAATAGTGTTTAAACGGTGCATATGTTTCCGCACCCCTAGGAAAGACCCGATTTCGACCTTCCGATGAACCAGGTCGAAAAGAAGCCGACAATCCATGCCACGGATTGGGTGAAAATACAACGAAACGATGTCGGTGGGAGGCAATAAGACGGGGAAGTTGGAGCGCGATTTCCGGTGTCCGGCCGGACTGCAAACCCGTTATCCCCGTCCGGTGCTGGGAAATCGGGAGAGAAAAACGCTTCCTTTGACATGAGCCGCCGCCGGATGTCGGCTGGCATTATTTCTGATGTTACATCAATAGCTTACGAGGCAAGTTGAGGGTGGAGACTGTTTTGCGCCAGGTCGACGCACCCTCCAGGGCTTGCCGAGGTTCATCGAGCTCTCCAATAACCAACAAAAAATTGGTGGTTATTGTGGCCGAGAATCTGATTCAAATCGGTAACACCCTTAATTGAGGATATTCCTTATGCCAGACAATCTGTTGCAACAGTTCAAGTCCGGTTTTTCCGGACCGCAGTGGTATGACATATTCAATTAATCCTCAACCTTCCGATTTAGGATTGCAGATTGGCGATTGCGGATTGCAAGACCCCGCCCAAAGCAGCAGCTACCAAAATCCTCAATCCAATATCCCCAATCCGCAATTGGCATGACCTGCCGCCCATTGACCGGCTGGAAGGCTTTCGGCCTGGCGGCCGCAGCATGTACCAGAGGGTGATTGTGGCGGTGCTGTACGGGCGCACTTCGGTTCCAGCCTGGACCTACTGGATGCCCCGCATTGACACCGGGATCAGGCTCGGATCAGGCGTCTGGCATCGACCTTTTTAGCAAATAATCGGCTTTAATCGGTAAAGATCGTTTGACAACAGGCGGCCAATTCGTATATTTTCAAGTCATTTGAATGGGAGAACTCCGCTTGTTTTCCCTTACCTCGCCTCTGGCGAGCGCATGGCTTAACCACAATCGCCCACGAGGAGCTTGAGAAATGGCCGAGATGGAAGACCGCTGGTTATCGATAAGTGAGATCTGCAAGTACCTCGGGGTCAGCAATGACACCGTGTACAAATGGATTGATAAACATGAAATGCCCGCGCATCGCATGGGCCGCCTCTGGAAGTTCAAGAAGGATGAGGTGGACGAATGGGTGAAGGCCGGTGGCGCTGCCGAGCATTATAAAAAGCCCAAGGTTATAAAAAATGGCTGACCAAGAATGATTAACGATAGGTACAGCATGTCATTTACAACGGGCAGTCTTTTTCACCGTGAATCGGTGGAGCTGGCCGTGCTGTATCTTAATCTTGGCGACTGGAACGCTGTTCGAGACAAAGTCATCGCAGAAAACTTACTACAGACCAGAACGCTGAATACGCTCAAACGTGTCTGCCGTGAGGTCATCTCTAGGCTTAGAACGCTGAGCCCAGGCGAACTTGAATTCCTTGTTGAGGGCAGCCACCAAGAGCAGGCCTATCTCCTGTGGCTCGCCGTTTGCCGCCGGTACAGATTCATCGCTGATTTTGCCGTCGAAGTGCTTCGAGAGCGCTACATCACATTGAAAAGTGATCTGACCCACGAGGATTTTGATTCCTTCTTCAACCGGAAATCCGAGTGGCATTTGGAACTGGATGAGATCACCCCGGCGACACGAGGCAAATTGCGGCAGGTCCTGTTCAAGATGCTTCGCGAGGCCGATCTCCTAACGGCCAACAACATGATCCACGCTGCCATGCTCAGTCCAAGACTGTTGGAACTGTTTCATCAAGGCAGCCGCAGGGATGTTTTGTACTTCCCTATATTTGAATCCGCGTTAAGAGAAACCACAGATGGACACAGATAGACACAGATTTATAAACAGCTTTTTTATTTGTGTTCATCCGTGTGAATCTGTGGTTCTAAAAGGAAGGCTCGAATGACATTCGACCAAACCAGAATGCCAATGCAGGACAGATTTCAGCATCTCTTTGCTGTAATCTCAGGCCAGCGTTTTCTCAACAAGCAAGGTCTCGGTAACGAGGTTCCATTTTTCATCTGCCCCTTTAGGCCGGAAGAGTCCGTAGAAATGGAGCGGCTTCAGCGTCAACTGATTAATCGTCTAGAGCAGTTAGGTGTTCGAGTTCTGGAGGTCAATCTTTATGATATTTCGATAGAAATGCTCAGAGCAGAGGGTGATTTTGAGTGGTTGATTGAAAATGAAGAAAGCTTGGAAAAAGTTAAATTTCAGGAAGAGCTTCAAGGAATATTAGATATCGAAAATACTTTGATACCGGCTATTGCCGAAAAAATAAAATCCATAGATTTTGACGTGCTTTTTATGTCCGGCGTTGGCGAGGTTTTCCCCTACATCCGCTCGCACAATGTTTTGAACAATTTGCAGAGTACAGCGAAAGAAAAGCCAACCGTCATGTTTTTCCCGGGCGCCTACACCCACTCCTTGGAGTCCGGAGCTTCGCTCGATCTCTTCGGAAGGCTGAATGACGACAAGTACTATCGGGCATTCAACATCTTTCACTGCGAAGCCCAATTTTAGATAAAACTCCGAGGGAAGCGTGATGACTCTTAAAGCCATTTTTAACAAACCAGTGGGTCGCCCGATTGAAGGGGTGATCAAAGCTGATGATGAAGAAAGTCTTCGTCTCGAAATTGAAGAATATGTCCTTACCGGTGAAGTTGAGAAGCGGCTTGAGGCCTTTTTGGATGCCTATATTTCAGAAAAGGAGGTAAATGGTGCCTGGGTTTCCGGCTTTTTCGGGTCGGGTAAGTCCCATCTATTGAAGATGCTTTCGCTCTTGCTTGAAAACCGGCAAATTGACGGTGTCTCGGCACTTGATTTGTTCCTGCCCAAGTGTGGTGACAACGAAATTCTACGCGCCAATATCAAGCTGGCAGTTTCCATTCCGTCGAAAAGTATTCTGTTCAACATCGACCAGAAAGCGGACATCATCAGTAAGACCCAGATCGATGCTCTCCTTGCTGTTTTCGTCAAGGTATTTGACGAGATATGCGGCTACTATGGCAAGCAGGCATACATCGCCCAGTTCGAACGATCGCTGGATCGTGATGGGCTACTTGAGTCCTTTTTGAAGGAGTTCGAGGTCGAGGCTAAGAATACATGGGGATGGGGGCGAAGCAGGCCGATCCGAGTGGCAGATCAGGTTGACAAAGCCTATAACAAAGTCACGGGGCAAAGCCAAAAAGGCGTGCTCGATAAATATAGGCAGGACTATCGTCTCTCCATCGAAGATTTTGCTGAACAGGTGTGTGCGTACATCGAGCGGCAATCGACTGACTTTCGCCTGAACTTCTTTGTTGATGAGGTTGGTCAGTACATTGCTGAAAACGTCAAACTTATGACCAACCTCCAGACCATTGCCGAAAGCTTGGCAACGAAGTGTAAAGGAAGGTCATGGATTGTCGTTACTTCGCAGGAGGATCTGGATACGGTCATTGGTCAGGATGGACAGCGTCAGGGTAATGACTTTTCAAAAATCAAGGCACGATTTGCTTGTGAAACAGGAAAAAGTCCTGGGCGAATTAAGTTGACAAGCAAAAACGTCGATGAGGTCATCCAAAAACGGCTCCTGTCTAAAACAGATCAGGCGATTGGTCTCCTTAGTGACTTGTATCATTCTGAGTCCAATAACTTTAAGACTTTATTCGATTTTTCTGATGGCTCTAGAGAATTCAAAAATTTTCAGGATCGGGATCACTTTATCCGCAGCTATCCATTCATTCCGTACCAGTTCGCGCTGTTCCAGTCGGCCATTCAGAATCTATCGCAGCATAGCGCCTTTGAGGGCAAGCACAGCTCGGTGGGCGAACGATCCATGCTGGGAGTGTTCCAGCAGGTTGCGATCCAGATCGGGGATCATGAAATTGGCCAGTTGGCGACCTTCGACCTGATGTTCGAGGGGATTCGCACCGCGCTGAAATCTAATATCCAGCGAGCCATCATCCAGGCAGAAAACCACCTTGATGGCCCTTTCGCGATCCGGCTGTTGAAAACGCTCTTCCTGGTCAAATACGTCAAGGAGTTCAAGCCGACTCTTCGGAATCTGTGCGTCCTGATGCTGGACGGTTTCAATCAGGATCTACCCGCGCTGCGGAAACGGGTCGAAGAAGCCCTCAGCCTTCTGGAGCAGCAAACCTATGTGCAGCGCAATGGCGAGCTGTATGAATACCTGACCGACGAGGAAAAAGACGTCGAGCAGGAGATCAAGAACACCGAGGTGGAGTCGTCAGATGTTGCCTCTGAACTTGAGAAGATCGTCTTCGACCACGTCATCAAGCAACGGAAGATTCGTTACGACGCCACAGATCAGAAAGCAGGGGGCCAGGACTACCCGTTCTCCAGAAAGCTCGATGACCGACTGCACAGGCGCGAGTACGAGCTGGCTATCCATGTCATCAGCCCGTTCCATGAAAACTTTGAGCGCGAGTCCATCCTAAGGATGCAGAGCATGGGCCGGGATGAGTTGCTGGTCTTGATGCCTGCGGATGAACGCCTCGTTCGCGACATCCTCATGTACAAGCGGACGGAGAAATACATCCGCCAGAATATCTCGATCACGCAACAGGAGGCGGTGAAACGCATTCTGACCGACAAGGGCTTCCAGAACCGCGAACGGTATGCCGAACTGCAGCAGCGCGTTCAAAGCCTGCTGGGTAAGGCCAAATTGTTCGTGGCAGGAGCCGACATCGAAATCGGTTCCGAGGATGCCCAGACCCGGGTGCTGCGCGGATTCCACGAGCTCATCTCCCGTGCCTATCCAAACCTTCGCATGCTGCGCGGCATCACCTACACCGAGAACGACATCGCCAAATGCCTCAAGCATTCACAGCAGGGGCTGTTCGGCAATGACGCCACCTCCCTGGCCGAGTCCGAGCAGGAGCTGTTGGCGTTCATCCAGAGCAACAACCGGGGAGGCGTGCGTACCACGCTGAAAAACTTGCTGGAGAAATTCGAGCGCAAACCCTACGGCTGGTACTACGCCGCCGTGCTTTGCACCTTGGCCAACCTGTGCGCTCGCGGTAAGGTCGAGGTTCGTACCGACGGCAACCTGCTTGAAGAAGACGAGCTGGAACGGACACTGCGCAATACCCATGGCCACGGCAATGTAGTGCTGGAGCCCCAGGTCGAATTTACCGCATCGCAGGTCCGCGCCCTCAAGGAATTCTTTGAGGACTTCTTCGATGCCCCGCCTGCTGCCGGCGAAGCGAAGGCGCTCGGCAAGGAGACCGGCACCGCGCTCCAGGAACTCATGCACCAGCTCACCCCGTTGGCGGCTTTAGTCTCCCAATATCCGTTCCTGAATGCGCTGACACCGGTGCTTGAGAAGCTCAAGGAACTAACCGGCAAGCCCTATACCTGGTATCTGACCGAACTCACCCGCCAGGAAGACGCGCTGCTCGATATGAAGGAAAGGGTCATCGATCCTGTCCGCAAGTTCATGAGCGGCCCGCAGAAAGGCATCTTCGATAACGCCCGCAAGTTCGTTCAAACTCAGGAGCCCAACTTCGCCTACATCGATGGCGACGAAACCGCTCAGGTGGTTGCCAGCTTGACCGATCCGGAATGTTTCAAGGGCAACCGCATGCAGCAGGTGAAATTGCTCGTCGAAACCCTGCAGGAGAAGGTCACAGCCCAGATAGAGGCCGAGATTACCAAGGCCAAGGAAACCGTCGCCGCCCTCAAAGGCCGGATCGAGAGCATGGCTGAATTTGGCGCACTGAACGGCAATCAGCAGGAGCAGATCACCTGCCCGTTCAACGAATTCAACGCAGGCCTAGAGCGCCAGAAACTGATTGCCGTCATCCGCGACACCCTGCGCCGGTTTGAAGAGCAGGATTATCCGCGATTGCTGGCTAAACTATCTGAACCACAGATGGACACAGATGAACACGGATTAAAAGAACATGAAAAAAATATCTGTGTGAATCCGTGTGAATCTGTGGTTCAAAATATCCGCTCAGTGAAGGTCTCTTTTGATAAAGCTTGGCTGGCCGACGAGACCGACGTGGAACGCTACCTGGAATCCATGCGCGAGGCGCTGCTGGATGAAATCCGCAAAGGAAAAAGGATTCAGATTTGATGAACCACGAAATACACGAAAAGCACGAAATTTTGGTGAAAAACCATTTTCCTGGCACCGGGAAAATGGTCGGACGCACTGCCCATGGATAAGCTTGTCATTCAGAAACTACACAATCAATTCGACTCCTTGAGCCATGCCGTTCCGGACGAGAACGTCGAGTTCTGGTTCGCTCGGGAATTACAAGAGCCGCTCGGTTACGCCCGTTGGGAGAACTTCCAGACTGCCCTCAAGCGGGCCATCGAGTCTTGCGAAACAACGGGTTACGTTCCATCGAACCATTTTCGTGGCGTCACGAAAATGGTCAAGCTGGGTAGCGGAGCCGAGCGGGCTATTGAAGATTTCATGCTCACCCGCTATGCCTGCTACCTGATTGCACAAAACGGCGATCCGCGCAAGGAACCCATCGCCTTTGCCCAGAGCTATTTTGCTGTACAGACCCGCAAGCAGGAGTTGATCGAAGACCGAATGCGCCTGCAGGCTCGACTGGACGCACGGGAACGGCTGCGGGAATCGGAAAAGTCCCTTTCCCAGAACATCTACGAGCGCGGAGTCGATGACGCCGGATTTGGTCGTATTCGCTCCAAGGGGGATGCCGCTCTCTTTGGTGGTCATACCACGCAGGTCATGAAAGACAAATACGGGATCACCAAAACCCGCCCACTGGCGGACTTCCTGCCAGCCCTGACTATCGCGGCCAAAAATCTGGCCACGGAAATGACCAACCACAATGTC
This is a stretch of genomic DNA from gamma proteobacterium SS-5. It encodes these proteins:
- a CDS encoding helix-turn-helix domain-containing protein codes for the protein MAEMEDRWLSISEICKYLGVSNDTVYKWIDKHEMPAHRMGRLWKFKKDEVDEWVKAGGAAEHYKKPKVIKNG
- a CDS encoding transposase; this encodes MFVLFTFLAHRFLPKYDVRMQLLMFQIKMLRDRIDDQRIVPTPEERAELLRLGNEINHDVADVMLVVKPQTYRRWFNPKAKTRRPKPAGRPGTAEDIVTLILRMATENLSWGYKRIFGELKKLGISVGLTTIRDILKRSDCPPPPEKSKSRPNIPWSKFVSAHMESLVACDFFTKPVYTLRGRFDAYVLVFIHLGSRRVYLSQPTFHPDGAWVMQQARNVTMWLDDHGIEARYLIHDRDTKFTRQFDAFWKGAGVRCIRIPPKAPQANAFCESFTGTCKHQCLNHFVCFGLGQLAHINRVWIDYYHTQRPHQGTGNNVISADFRRTSAGPVKRQERLGGIVAWYEREAA
- a CDS encoding DUF1819 family protein, translating into MINDRYSMSFTTGSLFHRESVELAVLYLNLGDWNAVRDKVIAENLLQTRTLNTLKRVCREVISRLRTLSPGELEFLVEGSHQEQAYLLWLAVCRRYRFIADFAVEVLRERYITLKSDLTHEDFDSFFNRKSEWHLELDEITPATRGKLRQVLFKMLREADLLTANNMIHAAMLSPRLLELFHQGSRRDVLYFPIFESALRETTDGHR
- the dinD gene encoding DNA damage-inducible protein D; translated protein: MDKLVIQKLHNQFDSLSHAVPDENVEFWFARELQEPLGYARWENFQTALKRAIESCETTGYVPSNHFRGVTKMVKLGSGAERAIEDFMLTRYACYLIAQNGDPRKEPIAFAQSYFAVQTRKQELIEDRMRLQARLDARERLRESEKSLSQNIYERGVDDAGFGRIRSKGDAALFGGHTTQVMKDKYGITKTRPLADFLPALTIAAKNLATEMTNHNVQQDDLQGEHAITREHVQNNVSVRDMLGQRGIKPEKLPPEEDIKKLERRVKTEEKKLEKQSGRLPESKSEE
- the brxC gene encoding BREX system P-loop protein BrxC, which produces MTLKAIFNKPVGRPIEGVIKADDEESLRLEIEEYVLTGEVEKRLEAFLDAYISEKEVNGAWVSGFFGSGKSHLLKMLSLLLENRQIDGVSALDLFLPKCGDNEILRANIKLAVSIPSKSILFNIDQKADIISKTQIDALLAVFVKVFDEICGYYGKQAYIAQFERSLDRDGLLESFLKEFEVEAKNTWGWGRSRPIRVADQVDKAYNKVTGQSQKGVLDKYRQDYRLSIEDFAEQVCAYIERQSTDFRLNFFVDEVGQYIAENVKLMTNLQTIAESLATKCKGRSWIVVTSQEDLDTVIGQDGQRQGNDFSKIKARFACETGKSPGRIKLTSKNVDEVIQKRLLSKTDQAIGLLSDLYHSESNNFKTLFDFSDGSREFKNFQDRDHFIRSYPFIPYQFALFQSAIQNLSQHSAFEGKHSSVGERSMLGVFQQVAIQIGDHEIGQLATFDLMFEGIRTALKSNIQRAIIQAENHLDGPFAIRLLKTLFLVKYVKEFKPTLRNLCVLMLDGFNQDLPALRKRVEEALSLLEQQTYVQRNGELYEYLTDEEKDVEQEIKNTEVESSDVASELEKIVFDHVIKQRKIRYDATDQKAGGQDYPFSRKLDDRLHRREYELAIHVISPFHENFERESILRMQSMGRDELLVLMPADERLVRDILMYKRTEKYIRQNISITQQEAVKRILTDKGFQNRERYAELQQRVQSLLGKAKLFVAGADIEIGSEDAQTRVLRGFHELISRAYPNLRMLRGITYTENDIAKCLKHSQQGLFGNDATSLAESEQELLAFIQSNNRGGVRTTLKNLLEKFERKPYGWYYAAVLCTLANLCARGKVEVRTDGNLLEEDELERTLRNTHGHGNVVLEPQVEFTASQVRALKEFFEDFFDAPPAAGEAKALGKETGTALQELMHQLTPLAALVSQYPFLNALTPVLEKLKELTGKPYTWYLTELTRQEDALLDMKERVIDPVRKFMSGPQKGIFDNARKFVQTQEPNFAYIDGDETAQVVASLTDPECFKGNRMQQVKLLVETLQEKVTAQIEAEITKAKETVAALKGRIESMAEFGALNGNQQEQITCPFNEFNAGLERQKLIAVIRDTLRRFEEQDYPRLLAKLSEPQMDTDEHGLKEHEKNICVNPCESVVQNIRSVKVSFDKAWLADETDVERYLESMREALLDEIRKGKRIQI
- a CDS encoding DUF1788 domain-containing protein — translated: MTFDQTRMPMQDRFQHLFAVISGQRFLNKQGLGNEVPFFICPFRPEESVEMERLQRQLINRLEQLGVRVLEVNLYDISIEMLRAEGDFEWLIENEESLEKVKFQEELQGILDIENTLIPAIAEKIKSIDFDVLFMSGVGEVFPYIRSHNVLNNLQSTAKEKPTVMFFPGAYTHSLESGASLDLFGRLNDDKYYRAFNIFHCEAQF